The following proteins are co-located in the Apium graveolens cultivar Ventura chromosome 5, ASM990537v1, whole genome shotgun sequence genome:
- the LOC141661140 gene encoding uncharacterized protein LOC141661140 has translation MSYNRDGSSYDGSDSRSEEEGGGRYARHEPYVPRNMADPPRAPDVGGTPPILISNADILEQLYHMGDTLNSFNSRLSTVERRKTRRGRRFPRHGHALGKAPVVEGGTQGSGDHTRITPRRLQYSDDVEPIVELADEDTEGREMPSLGNQVVPHPHRSGRTMDERRRAENAQNQDEEGRDLSALKRRLGIRLEDDDLRMLLLEWQREGNAGEARPRDTTRVPPAFQRDDGARHREHERAPPRGRPGNYYRGYQRNRRGRMGYQYGRAPYNGRRGGTHSAGEIPVVIPVASHSVTGNRSGARPHDQDGGRTQVRMQNNDEIPRHGQDEPRVRENVQNQNGNMPPPQPQGEGRRDPPPHPGGDQGEFQQVAEQPQQPNVQTIPGVGTFNVNDLKRLLNHLEGGRVTATAQAPSPFAAIVREAQLPAGYRNTTNDLRFHGNSDPVEFLGRFNIEMDVYQVPDLARCRLLAATFREGAQQWFQKLGPGIITSWEQMKTLFLTQFQAAVKYTPPVTTLANVKQKEGESLTSYFKRFNAESTLVRGATDETLKILLIAGLRVGTDFWKHLQGKDPVSLADVLAQAESFKAIEQSLAETKKNDDTYNSKGRSKRRDRSVSPGYRRNARSPNRVNSVSSRREWSPPSNYERRVSNYTPLAASIDHIFEVNKDRGIFKKPDRLTSWQSRDKKKYCDYHESTGHDTHECRHLRDEIEELIKAGHLGEWIDKVKRRRGLDDKGKDEKQPPRAGDVEKTAEVKFQRAGSIRAIFGGHPFVGDSNRALERNAREARHPPLTNIHSLEDRPPKVFKGESADITFREKESRWVHHPHNDALVITMLIGAMNVHRVFLDNGSSTNILYYSTYKKLGFPDSDMYFEDAHVYGFTGEAVRVMGSVRLPVTLGEGALSVTQMIDFKVLDQDSAHNVLVGRPWLRAFRVITSIHHLMIKFPTPNGVGSLRGSQYESRDCYHKAVKEFRRRRYEGKGLPFEDIEDIHTKPSGEVHAHYFLENPGKEETNTSRNLFVTQGRVSKIRSVEEVMVSNTEGITQKEVNGEKLEGRSEILQGLGDNCKVDAPQKKDAPLNEVEVDAPPNEDAPSGEKVEIEDPRDFDFDLDPRIPMPIEKTGPAEDTISIPVDKNDPSRVLKVGSQLDEEMRGGLTRFLIANLDVFAWSHSDMIGIDPEVMCHRLNILPNCKGIRQKRRPVSGERAIALKEEVDRLLEVGLIKESFYPEWLANPVLVKKPNGKWRTCVDFTDLNKACPKDSFPLPRIDQLVDATAGHALLSFMDAYSGYNQIPMYGPDQEHTSFITDRGLYCYIGMPFGLINAGATYQRLVNMMFKDQIGRTMEVYVDDMLVKSKVTTDHIKHLTEMFNILRRFRMKLNPQKCVFGVESGKFLGFIVNHRGIEANPAKIKALLDMKSPTNVKQVQSLTGRIAALNRFVSKSSDRCKEFFKAIKLAGKDFIWTSECEEAFKRIKEQLGHPPMLSKPLEGENLILYLAVSEYSISAVLVREEDGQQSPVYYVSKRLHDAETRYTSMEKLVYALILASRKLRPYFQAHRVEVRTAYPLRQVLHKPESSGRMLKWAVELGQFDLEYVPRTAIKGQALADFLLEFDSEIDDKALVMLYPPHAEESLEEFPHPWWILHVWNPLQAGLRQWKTI, from the exons atgtcttacaaccgtgatggaagttcttatgatggaagtgacagcaGGTCTGAAGAAGAAGGCGGGGGGCGCTATGCTCGCCACGAACCTTACGTTCCCAGAAACATGGCGGATCCACCGAGGGCTCCAGATGTGGGGGGAACACCTCCAattctcatcagcaacgctgatataTTGGAGCAACTGTATCAcatgggggatactcttaacagTTTTAACTCAAGACTGAGTACGGTGGAGCGCCGAAAGACGAGGAGAGGTCGTCGTTTCCCCCGTCATGGTCATGCCTTGGGGAAAGCCCCTGTAGTTGAGGGAGGTACACAGGGGAGCGGGGATCACACGCGAATCACTCCACGGCGTTTGCAATATTCGGATGATGTAGAACCTATTGTGGAGCTTGCGGATGAGGACACTGAAGGCAGAGAAATGCCTAGCCTAGGCAACCAGGTAGTGCCACACCCAcataggtctgggcgtacgatggacgagcgtcgtcGTGCGGAGAACGCTCAAAACCAAGACGAGGAAGGAAGGGATCTTTCAGCCTTGAAAAGgaggcttggcataaggttggaggATGACGATTTGAGAATGTTGCTGCTAGAATGGCAAAGGGAAGGAAACGCCGGAGAGGCGAGGCCCCGTGACACAACGCGTGTGCCCCCTGCATTCCAAAGGGATGACGGGGCGCGGCACCGCGAGCACGAGCGTGCCCCCCCGCGAGGAAGGCCCGGGAATTACTACCGGGGATATCAGAGGAATAGACGGGGAAGAATGGGATATCAATACGGAAGAGCCCCTTACAATGGTAGGAGAGGTGGAACACACTCCGCCGGAGAAATCCCCGTCGTTATCCCCGTAGCTTCTCACAGCGTCACTGGTAATAGGTCTGGGGCGCGTCCTCATGACCAGGACGGCGGGCGGACTCAAGTAAGAATGCAGAACAATGACGAAATTCCGCGACACGGTCAGGATGAACCTCGTGTACGGGAAAACGTTCAGAACCAAAATGGTAATATGCCACCGCCGCAGCCTCAAGGTGAGGGGCGGCGAGATCCTCCGCCACACCCGGGGGGTGATCAAGGGGAATTTCAGCAAGTCGCGGAGCAGCCCCAGCAgcctaatgttcaaaccattcctggggTAGGAACGTTTAATGTGAACGACCTCAAGCGGTTActcaaccatcttgagggaggaagagtaacggcgacagcgcaagctccttctccttttgctgctATTGTGAGGGAGGCGCAATTGCCCGCGGGATACCGGAACACAACCAACGACTTGCGTTTCCACGGGAACTCTGATCCTGTGGAGTTCTTGGGGCGTTTTAACATTgaaatggatgtatatcaagtacctgatttggctcGATGCCGTCTCTTGGCAGCAACTTTCAGAGAAGGCGCTCAGCAGTGGTTCCAAAAGCTGGGTCCAGGTATAATTACAtcctgggaacagatgaaaactttgttttTGACACAATTCCAAGCCGCGGTGAAGTACACACCACCTGTTACCACGCTGGCTAATGTGAAACAAAAGGAAGGAGAGAGTTTGACTTCATATTTTAAGAGGTTTAATGCAGAATCTACTTTGGTGAGGGGTGCAACTGACGAAACATTGAAAATATTGCTTATAGCTGGGTTGCGTGTGGGGACGGATTTCTGGAAACACCTACAAGGGAAAGACCCAGTGTCATTGGCTGATGTGCTCGCACAGGCGGAGTCGTTCAAAGCAATCGAGCAGTCGCTtgcagaaacaaaaaagaatgaTGATACCTATAACTCCAAGGGGCGATCCAAGAGAAGGGACAGATCTGTAAGTCCGGGTTATCGGCGAAACGCCAGAAGCCCTAACAGGGTAAACTCTGTGAGCTCGCGAAGAGAATGGAGCCCACCATCGAACTACGAGAGAAGAGTCAGCAATTATACCCCGCTGGCGgcgtccattgatcatatcttcgagGTAAATAAGGACAGGGGAATCTTCAAGAAGCCCGACCGTCTAACTTCGTGGCAAAGCAGAGATAAAAAGAAGTACTGTGATTACCATGAGTCTACTGGCCATGACACCCACGAGTGTCGTCACTTGCGGGATGagattgaggaattgatcaaggctggACACCTAGGAGAATGGATCGACAAGGTGAAGCGACGCAGGGGACTTGATGACAAGGGTAAAGATGAAAAACAACCCCCGCGGGCGGGGGATGTTGAGAAAACAGCGGAGGTCAAGTTTCAGAGGGCCGGCAGCATcagggcaatttttggaggacaccctttTGTTGGTGACAGTAATCGAGCACTTGAGAGAAATGCGAGAGAAGCGCGACATCCACCGCTCACTAACATCCACAGCTTGGAAGATAGACCCCCGAAGGTCTTTAAGGGGGAGTCCGCTGATATTACATTCAGGGAAAAAGAATCTAGGTGGGTGCATCATCCTCACAACGATGCGCTGGTGATTACCATGCTTATTGGGGCAATGAACGTACATCGAGTGTTCCTGGATAATGGGAGTTCTACAAACATCTTGTACTATAGCACCTACAAAAAGCTGGGTTTCCCAGATAGTGACATGTATTTTGAAGATGCGCACGTCTATGGCTTTACGGGGGAAGCAGTGAGAGTTATGGGCTCAGTCAGGCTTCCCGTCACGCTTGGGGAAGGGGCTTTGTCGGTTACTCAAATGATAGATTTTAAGGTGCTAGATCAGGATTCCGCGCACAACGTACTGGTCGGCAGGCCTTGGTTGCGGgcgttcagggtgataacctcgatacaccACTTGATGATAAAATTCCCGACGCCAAACGGAGTTGGCAGCCTGAGAGGGTCACAGTATGAGTCACGTgactgctatcacaaggctgtCAAGGAATTTCGCAGAAGAAGGTATGAAGGGAAAGGTCTCCCATTTGAAGATATAGAAGATATTCATACAAAACCGAGTGGAGAGGTCCATGCCCACTATTTTCTTGAGAACCCCGGAAAGGAAGAAACCAATACCTCTAGGAACCTTTTTGTGACGCAGGGACGTGTTTCGAAAATCCGTAGTGTAGAAGAAGTGATGGTGAGTAATACAGAGGGAATCACGCAGAAAGAGGTTAACGGGGAAAAGTTGGAAGGGAGAAGTGAGATTTTGCAAGGTCTCGGCGATAACTGCAaggttgatgctcctcaaaaGAAGGATGCGCCCTTGAATGAagttgaggttgatgctcctccaaaCGAGGACGCGCCCTCAGGTGAAAAAGTGGAAATTGAAgacccccgagactttgatttcgatttggatcccaggatccctatgccTATTGAAAAAACGGGACcggccgaagacacaatatctatTCCAGTTGATAAAAATGACCCAAGCAGGGTTTTGAAAGTGGGATCTCAGTTGGATGAGGAGATGAGAGGAGGTCTTACCCGCTTTCTAATTGCAAACCTCGATGTtttcgcatggagtcattcagataTGATAGGGATCGACCCGGAAGTAATGTGTCACCGTTTGAATATCCTCCCGAATTGCAAGGGCATACGCCAGAAACGCCGCCCAGTAAGTGGAGAAAGGGCGatagcattaaaagaagaagtagaccggttgttggaagtggggttgatcaaagaatcgttctaccccgaatggcttgcaaatccagtactggtgaagaaaccgaatgggaagtggaggacatgtgtggatttcacggatctcaataaggcatgtccaaaggatagcttcccgctgccaagaattgatcagttggttgacgcgaCGGCAGGGCATGCGTTgttgagttttatggatgcatactccggatacaatcaaattccgatgtatggccccgatcaagaacatacatccttTATTACAGACAGGGGGTTATACTGTTACATAGGAATGCCGTTTGGCTTGATTAACGCTGGCGCGACCTACCAGCGGCtggtaaacatgatgttcaaaGACCAAATCGGGAGAACCATGGAAGTGTATGTAGACGATATGCTGGTGAAATCTAAGGTGACAACTGACCATATCAAGCACCTGACGGAGATGTTTAATATCTTGAGGAGGTTTCGTATGAAATTAAATCCGCAAAAATGTGTGTTCGGCGTGGAATCGGGAAAGTTTCTCGGGTTCATTGTCAACcacaggggaattgaggccaaccccgcgAAGATCAAGGCATTGTTGGATATGAAGTCACCAACCAATGTGAAACAGGTGCAGAGTTTGACTGGGAGAATCGCCGCGTTAAATCGATTTGTTTCCAAGTCGTCTGATAGATGCAAGGAGTTTTTCAAGGCGATTAAATTAGCTGGGAAAGACTTTATATGGACGTCAGAATGTGAAGAggctttcaaaagaatcaaggagcaaCTGGGACATCCTCCCATGTTGTCAAAGCCATTGGAGGGGGAAAATCTAATACTGTACCTCGCAGTGTCTGAATATTCGATCAGTGCGGTTCTGGTAAGAGAGGAAGACGGGCAGCAATCACCAGTGTACTACGTGAGCAAGCGGTTACACGATGCGGAAACTCGCTACACAAGTATGGAGAAACTGGTTTACGCCCTGATTCTTGCGTCAAGAAAATTGCGGCCGTATTTTCAAGCCCATAGAGTTGAAGTTCGTACAGCATACCCGCTGCGGCAGGTCCTGCACAAACCAGAGTCATCAGGCAGAATGCTGAAATGGGCTGTGGAGCTGGgacagtttgatttggaatatgtGCCTCGAACAGCGATAAAAGGGCAAGCCTTAGCCGATTTCTTGCTGGAATTTGATTCTGAAATTGATGATAAAGCTTTGGTGATGCTATATCCACCTCATGCCGAGGAGTCTTTGGAGGAGTTTCCGCAtccttggtggatcttgcat gtttggaatcccttacaagctgGTCTCCGACAATGGAAAAcaatttga
- the LOC141659295 gene encoding E3 ubiquitin protein ligase DRIP2-like has product MKMAMRNKEIGFESSRANKGVLAKLLTCAICNNIISDPVNITECLHIFCNRCISKKIQEDDLNSCPVCKVYLGCMPIDKIRPDHNWSVIRAAIFPSLGQEEKEDDELYKESGILNGEAEQPITMPAKRKQRSLSSLENKVNASGLNCTGSQRKSIARKAFSSEGSATFIQNGHKSVEARSEGKRFSKNLDNCAPDDKQAGLHSSKKHITTVGREKTQRIDKKIELVNNLLKPLEDIAEAEKKKNNKTVPEEDMSSSKLVNISKTEASSEKKLISYNADVETQSTPLSLPTLTPVRKNRGRPKKTVEPQGLIHAQTIVDTTSSHHAKRVVPIWISLVSSVNQDGVESLPQIPRCYLMIKNDTLTISFIKKYLVQKLELEREDEVEISLWGIQLPQDLELHQLVDMWSQKISDSEKLQAAVGDSAEDFVMVLTYGRKDPDQ; this is encoded by the exons ATGAAGATGGCAATGAGAAACAAGGAGATTGGTTTCGAAAGTTCTCGAGCTAACAAGGGAGTTTTGGCTAAACTATTGACATGTGCAATCTGCAACAACATAATCAGTGACCCTGTTAACATCACTGAGTGCCTTCATATAT TTTGCAACAGATGCATAAGCAAGAAGATTCAAGAAGATGATCTCAACAGCTGCCCTGTATGCAAAGTTTATCTTGGTTGTATGCCAATAGATAAAATAAG GCCAGACCACAACTGGAGTGTGATACGAGCAGCGATTTTCCCCTCTCTAGGACAAGAAGAGAAAGAAGATGATGAACTATACAAGGAAAGTGGGATATTAAATGGAGAAGCTGAGCAACCTATCACAATGCCTGCTAAAAGAAAGCAGAGATCTCTCTCTTCTTTGGAGAACAAAGTAAACGCATCTGGTTTAAATTGTACGGGTAGTCAAAGAAAATCCATTGCAAGAAAAGCGTTTTCATCAGAAGGATCAGCTACCTTCATTCAGAACGGACATAAATCAGTGGAAGCACGCTCAGAGGGCAAAAGATTTTCCAAGAATTTAGATAACTGTGCTCCGGATGATAAGCAGGCTGGTCTCCAT TCCTCCAAGAAACATATTACTACAGTAGGCAGAGAGAAAACTCAAAGAATTGACAAAAAAATTGAGCTGGTGAATAATTTGTTGAAACCTCTAGAAGATATAGCAGAAgcagaaaaaaagaaaaacaataaaacTGTTCCAGAGGAGGACATGTCCAGTAGCAAGCTTGTAAACATTTCCAAAACCGAAGCCAGCTCAGAAAAGAAGTTGATAAGCTACAACGCTGATGTCGAAACTCAATCTACTCCACTATCACTTCCGACGCTCACGCCTGTAAGAAAGAATCGTGGTCGGCCCAAAAAGACAGTCGAGCCTCAGGGATTGATTCATGCACAAACCATTGTTGATACTACAAGCAGTCACCATGCTAAGAGAGTAGTTCCGATTTGGATTTCCTTGGTTTCTTCTGTTAATCA GGATGGAGTTGAATCGCTACCACAGATTCCTCGTTGCTACTTGATGATAAA GAATGATACTCTAACAATTTCATTTATCAAGAAGTACCTTGTGCAGAAACTGGAACTTGAGAGGGAAGACGAG GTGGAGATCAGTTTGTGGGGTATACAGCTTCCTCAAGATTTGGAGCTGCATCAATTAGTTGATATGTGGTCACAGAAAATATCAGATTCAGAAAAGTTGCAAGCAGCGGTGGGAGACTCGGCTGAGGATTTTGTTATGGTTCTTACTTATGGTCGAAAAGATCCGGATCAGTAa
- the LOC141659294 gene encoding E3 ubiquitin protein ligase DRIP2-like, which produces MKMAMRNKEIGFESSRANKGVLAKLLTCAICNNIISDPVNITECLHIFCNRCISKKIQEDDLNSCPVCKVYLGCMPIDKIRPDHNWSVIRAAIFPSLGQEEKEDDELYKESGILNGEAEQPITMPAKRKQRSLSSLENKVNASGLNCTGSQRKSIARKAFSSEGSATFIQNGHKSVEARSEGKRFSKNLDNCAPDDKQAGLHSSKKHITTVGREKTQRIDKKIELVNNLLKPLEDIAEAEKKKNNKTVPEEDMSSSKLVNISKTEASSEKKLISYNADVETQSTPLSLPTLTPVRKNRGRPKKTVEPQGLIHAQTIVDTTSSHHAKRVVPIWISLVSSVNQDGVESLPQIPRCYLMIKNDTLTISFIKKYLVQKLELEREDEVEISLWGIQLPQDLELHQLVDMWSQKISDSEKLQAAVGDSAEDFVMVLTYGRKDPDQ; this is translated from the exons ATGAAGATGGCAATGAGAAACAAGGAGATTGGTTTCGAAAGTTCTCGAGCTAACAAGGGAGTTTTGGCTAAACTATTGACATGTGCAATCTGCAACAACATAATCAGTGACCCTGTTAACATCACTGAGTGCCTTCATATAT TTTGCAACAGATGCATAAGCAAGAAGATTCAAGAAGATGATCTGAACAGCTGCCCTGTATGCAAAGTTTATCTTGGTTGTATGCCAATAGATAAAATAAG GCCAGACCACAACTGGAGTGTGATACGAGCAGCGATTTTCCCCTCTCTAGGACAAGAAGAGAAAGAAGATGATGAACTATACAAGGAAAGTGGGATATTAAATGGAGAAGCTGAGCAACCTATCACAATGCCTGCTAAAAGAAAGCAGAGATCTCTCTCTTCTTTGGAGAACAAAGTAAACGCATCTGGTTTAAATTGTACGGGTAGTCAAAGAAAATCCATTGCAAGAAAAGCGTTTTCATCAGAAGGATCAGCTACCTTCATTCAGAACGGACATAAATCAGTGGAAGCACGCTCAGAGGGCAAAAGATTTTCCAAGAATTTAGATAACTGTGCTCCGGATGATAAGCAGGCTGGTCTCCAT TCCTCCAAGAAACATATTACTACAGTAGGCAGAGAGAAAACTCAAAGAATTGACAAAAAAATTGAGCTGGTGAATAATTTGTTGAAACCTCTAGAAGATATAGCAGAAgcagaaaaaaagaaaaacaataaaacTGTTCCAGAGGAGGACATGTCCAGTAGCAAGCTTGTAAACATTTCCAAAACCGAAGCCAGCTCAGAAAAGAAGTTGATAAGCTACAACGCTGATGTCGAAACTCAATCTACTCCACTATCACTTCCGACGCTCACGCCTGTAAGAAAGAATCGTGGTCGGCCCAAAAAGACAGTCGAGCCTCAGGGATTGATTCATGCACAAACCATTGTTGATACTACAAGCAGTCACCATGCTAAGAGAGTAGTTCCGATTTGGATTTCCTTGGTTTCTTCTGTTAATCA GGATGGAGTTGAATCGCTACCACAGATTCCTCGTTGCTACTTGATGATAAA GAATGATACTCTAACAATTTCATTTATCAAGAAGTACCTTGTGCAGAAACTGGAACTTGAGAGGGAAGACGAG GTGGAGATCAGTTTGTGGGGTATACAGCTTCCTCAAGATTTGGAGCTGCATCAATTAGTTGATATGTGGTCACAGAAAATATCAGATTCAGAAAAGTTGCAAGCAGCGGTGGGAGACTCGGCTGAGGATTTTGTTATGGTTCTTACTTATGGTCGAAAAGATCCGGATCAGTAa